One stretch of Tenacibaculum sp. MAR_2010_89 DNA includes these proteins:
- the mnmE gene encoding tRNA uridine-5-carboxymethylaminomethyl(34) synthesis GTPase MnmE: MIENDTIIALATPAGVGAIAIIRLSGEKSIEIADTFFKSVKKVKSLRTQKSHTLHLGHIVNNDRVIDQVLVSIFKNPHSYTGENVVEISCHGSSFIQQEIIQLFLQNGCRMADNGEFTMRAFLNGKMDLSQAEAVADVIASNSAASHQMAIQQMRGGITNELKELRGQLLDFAALIELELDFSGEDVEFADRTKFKELVSKITFVLKRLIDSFAFGNAMKNGIPVAIIGEPNVGKSTLLNVLLNEEKAIVSDIAGTTRDAIEDEVIIDGVAFRFIDTAGIRETEDVVENIGIKKAYEKAENAQLIIFLIDSNKFSYSSDLFLKEIETIKERFPNKRLLVIANKIDTLSCHDSSILQSEIEHLILLSAKQKTGIDELRNELTSLVNTGALSNNETIVTNSRHFEALNNALIAITSVQQGIDLEISTDLFSIDIRECLRHLGNITGEYDVDKDILGHIFGNFCIGK; this comes from the coding sequence ATGATTGAAAACGATACCATTATTGCTTTAGCTACTCCAGCAGGTGTTGGAGCCATTGCTATAATTAGACTTTCTGGGGAAAAATCTATTGAAATTGCCGATACTTTTTTCAAATCGGTTAAGAAAGTTAAATCGCTACGTACCCAAAAATCTCATACACTACATTTGGGACATATTGTAAATAATGATCGTGTTATTGATCAAGTATTAGTTTCTATTTTTAAAAATCCACATTCTTATACGGGTGAAAACGTAGTAGAAATTTCATGTCATGGATCAAGTTTTATTCAGCAAGAAATCATTCAACTATTTTTACAAAATGGGTGTAGAATGGCTGATAATGGTGAATTTACCATGCGTGCTTTTTTAAATGGAAAAATGGATTTAAGTCAGGCAGAAGCAGTTGCTGATGTTATTGCTTCAAATTCTGCAGCTTCCCATCAAATGGCTATTCAACAAATGCGTGGTGGAATTACCAATGAATTAAAAGAATTACGTGGTCAATTATTAGATTTTGCTGCCTTAATTGAATTAGAACTCGATTTTTCAGGTGAAGATGTTGAATTTGCCGACCGAACTAAATTTAAAGAACTTGTTTCAAAAATTACGTTTGTACTAAAGCGATTAATTGATTCTTTTGCTTTTGGAAATGCAATGAAAAATGGGATTCCAGTTGCAATAATAGGGGAACCTAATGTTGGAAAATCAACACTTTTAAATGTTTTATTAAACGAAGAAAAAGCCATTGTTTCTGACATTGCAGGTACTACTCGTGATGCCATTGAAGATGAAGTTATTATTGACGGAGTTGCTTTTCGTTTTATCGATACTGCTGGTATTCGTGAAACTGAAGATGTTGTTGAAAATATTGGTATAAAAAAGGCGTATGAAAAAGCAGAAAACGCTCAATTAATTATTTTCTTAATCGATTCAAATAAATTTTCTTATTCTAGTGATTTATTTTTAAAGGAAATTGAAACTATCAAAGAGCGTTTTCCAAATAAACGTTTACTAGTAATTGCAAATAAAATTGACACATTATCGTGTCATGACTCTTCTATTTTACAATCAGAAATTGAGCATTTAATTTTATTGTCTGCAAAACAAAAAACTGGAATTGATGAACTAAGAAATGAGTTAACTTCCTTAGTAAATACTGGAGCTTTAAGTAATAATGAAACTATTGTTACAAATTCCCGTCATTTTGAAGCTTTAAACAATGCGTTAATAGCTATTACTTCTGTACAACAAGGTATTGACTTAGAAATTTCTACCGATTTATTTTCTATTGATATTCGTGAGTGTTTACGTCATTTAGGAAATATAACTGGTGAGTATGATGTTGATAAAGATATTTTAGGGCACATTTTTGGGAATTTCTGTATCGGGAAGTAA
- a CDS encoding helix-turn-helix transcriptional regulator, protein MSNKKNYNRLKVVLTEKKQSSRELAKKLNCSESTVSRWCTNDVQPNLETLYKISQFLNIETRDLISINRNI, encoded by the coding sequence ATGTCAAACAAAAAGAACTACAATAGACTTAAAGTAGTTTTAACAGAAAAAAAGCAATCTAGTAGAGAATTAGCAAAAAAACTTAACTGTTCTGAATCTACTGTATCAAGATGGTGTACAAATGATGTACAGCCTAACTTAGAAACTTTATATAAAATCTCTCAATTTTTAAATATTGAAACAAGAGATTTAATTTCAATTAATAGAAATATATGA
- a CDS encoding DNA cytosine methyltransferase, producing MKTAIDIFSGAGGLSIGAEMAGIQIHTAIENNKHAAETFKHNHPSTKVICNDITKVKSKELPKNPFILFGGPPCQGFSISNTKTRNTDNKNNSLFFEFIRLVDETKPKWFVFENVEGFTSFNNGKVLKELESKFNSLGYKVEHKVLTASDYGVPQNRNRFFMVGNNQGITYDFPEKAQKRVTVKQAISDLPKLTNGDNIDKLPYKKGRCSNYAKLMRTNSKESSQNHLSRNREYVIERYKHISIGENWKAIPPELMENYSNTSNCHSGIYRRLHPEKPSVVIANYRKNMLIHPYQNRGLSIREAARIQSFPDDFIFKGSLSHIQQQIGNAVPPLLAKAIFDKIIKVDNEYKK from the coding sequence ATGAAAACTGCTATTGATATATTTAGTGGTGCTGGAGGCCTAAGTATTGGGGCTGAGATGGCAGGAATCCAAATTCATACTGCTATTGAAAATAATAAACATGCTGCTGAAACTTTTAAACATAACCATCCTAGCACTAAAGTTATTTGTAATGATATAACTAAGGTTAAATCTAAAGAACTACCAAAAAATCCATTTATCCTTTTTGGAGGTCCTCCATGTCAAGGATTTTCTATATCTAATACTAAAACTAGAAATACTGACAATAAGAATAATTCACTGTTTTTTGAGTTTATTAGACTAGTTGATGAAACTAAACCAAAATGGTTTGTTTTTGAAAATGTTGAAGGGTTTACATCTTTTAATAATGGTAAAGTTTTAAAAGAACTTGAAAGTAAATTCAATTCTTTAGGTTATAAAGTAGAACATAAAGTTTTAACTGCTTCGGATTATGGTGTCCCCCAAAATAGAAATAGATTTTTTATGGTAGGGAATAATCAAGGAATTACTTATGATTTTCCTGAAAAAGCACAAAAAAGAGTAACTGTAAAGCAAGCTATAAGTGATTTACCAAAACTCACTAATGGAGATAATATAGATAAACTACCATATAAAAAAGGTAGATGTAGTAATTATGCTAAACTAATGAGGACTAATTCGAAAGAGTCTAGTCAAAATCATTTATCAAGAAATAGAGAGTACGTAATAGAAAGGTACAAACACATATCTATAGGTGAAAACTGGAAAGCTATTCCTCCAGAGTTAATGGAGAATTATTCAAACACATCAAATTGTCATAGTGGTATATATAGAAGACTCCATCCTGAAAAGCCTTCAGTTGTAATAGCTAATTATAGAAAGAATATGTTAATTCATCCTTATCAAAATAGAGGTTTATCTATTAGGGAAGCTGCTAGAATTCAAAGTTTTCCTGATGATTTTATTTTCAAAGGAAGTTTATCCCATATTCAACAACAAATTGGAAATGCTGTGCCTCCATTATTGGCTAAAGCTATTTTTGATAAAATTATTAAGGTAGACAATGAGTACAAAAAATAA
- a CDS encoding DUF4870 domain-containing protein, producing MKRNNQLLVLTHLSQLLDFVTGIGGFIVPLIIWAVKKDEILHMDEHGKAILNFRITMFLYLLICIPLVLFFGLGLLGFLVIGAAYIIFPILNAIKASNNEEPSYPFSIKFL from the coding sequence ATGAAAAGAAATAATCAATTATTAGTGTTAACCCATTTAAGTCAATTATTAGATTTTGTAACAGGAATCGGAGGATTCATTGTTCCTCTTATTATATGGGCTGTAAAAAAGGATGAAATTTTACATATGGATGAACATGGTAAAGCTATTTTAAACTTTAGAATAACTATGTTTCTATATTTGTTAATATGTATTCCTTTAGTGTTATTTTTTGGTTTGGGCTTACTTGGCTTTTTAGTAATAGGAGCTGCGTATATTATTTTCCCGATACTAAATGCTATTAAAGCAAGTAATAATGAAGAACCAAGTTATCCTTTTAGTATTAAGTTTTTATAA